The following proteins come from a genomic window of Micromonospora zamorensis:
- a CDS encoding MarR family winged helix-turn-helix transcriptional regulator yields the protein MAHVSDALRHRQGSAFAELGLTPAAARALRELDPDHPLPARDLAGQLGCDRSNVTVLVDKLEHAGLVERRTDPADRRQKTLVVTEKGRVERDRVTEVMSDSRLLSGLTDRELSTLRDLVWKVSDGGCPEPCGPE from the coding sequence ATGGCCCACGTGAGCGACGCCCTGCGGCACCGGCAGGGCTCCGCGTTCGCCGAGTTGGGACTCACCCCGGCGGCGGCCCGGGCGTTGCGTGAACTGGACCCGGACCACCCGCTGCCCGCCCGTGACCTCGCCGGCCAACTCGGCTGCGACCGGTCGAACGTGACGGTGCTGGTCGACAAGCTGGAGCACGCCGGGTTGGTCGAGCGCCGCACCGACCCGGCGGACCGCCGGCAGAAGACGTTGGTGGTGACCGAGAAGGGGCGCGTCGAACGGGACCGGGTGACCGAGGTGATGTCTGACTCCCGACTCCTGTCGGGGCTGACCGACCGGGAGCTGAGCACCCTTCGTGACCTGGTGTGGAAGGTGTCCGACGGTGGCTGCCCGGAGCCCTGCGGGCCGGAGTGA
- a CDS encoding YjbQ family protein has product MRSDVITVRTGSRPSVHDITAEAQQFVSTEGDGLLHVFVPHATAGLAIIETGSGSDDDLLTAIDALLPTDDRWRHRHGSPGHGRDHVLPAFIPPYATLPVLGGRLALGTWQSVCLVDTNGDNPTRQVRFSFLPG; this is encoded by the coding sequence ATGCGCAGCGACGTCATCACCGTCCGGACCGGGTCCCGCCCGAGCGTCCACGACATCACCGCAGAGGCCCAGCAGTTCGTCTCCACTGAGGGTGACGGCCTGCTGCACGTCTTCGTGCCACACGCCACCGCCGGCCTCGCGATCATCGAGACGGGCTCCGGCTCCGACGACGACCTGCTGACCGCCATCGACGCGCTGCTGCCCACCGACGACCGCTGGCGGCACCGGCACGGCTCGCCCGGCCACGGCCGGGACCACGTGCTGCCGGCGTTCATTCCGCCGTACGCCACACTGCCGGTGCTCGGCGGCCGGCTGGCCCTCGGCACCTGGCAGTCCGTCTGCCTGGTCGACACCAACGGTGACAACCCCACCCGCCAGGTCCGCTTCTCCTTCCTCCCCGGCTGA
- the aceE gene encoding pyruvate dehydrogenase (acetyl-transferring), homodimeric type: protein MATERKRPVISDGLPSQLPDIDPDETSEWVESLDGVIDERGAKRARYVMLRLLERARERQVGVPPLTTTDYINTIPSEREPWFPGDEHVERRIRAYVRWNAAMLVHRAQRPEIGVGGHISTFASSASLYEVGFNHFFRGKNHPGGGDHIFYQGHASPGMYARAFLEGRLSEHQLDGFRQELSHPGGGLPSYPHPRLMPDFWEFPTVSMGLGGLNAIYQARFNRYLQHRGIKDTSQQHVWAFLGDGEMDEPETLGAIGVAAREELDNLTFVINCNLQRLDGPVRGNGKVMQELESFFRGAGWNVIKVVWGREWDPLLAADTDGALVNLMNTTTDGDYQTYKAESGAYVREHFFGRDARTRKMVDPLSDDEIWNLKRGGHDYRKLYAAYKAATEHTGQPTVILAKTIKGWTLGSHFEGRNATHQMKKLTLEDLKTFRDRLYLDIPDKALEDNPYLPPYYNPGEKSEEIQYLKERREQLGGYLPSRRTSTKRLTIPGPERFADVKRGSGKQKVATTMAFVRLLKDIMKDKEFGKRWVPIIPDEARTFGLDSIFPTAKIYSPHGQRYTSVDRELFLSYKESTTGQILHEGINEAGSVASFTAAGSAYATHDEPMIPMYIFYSMFGFQRTADGLWAAADQMARGFLLGATAGRTTLNGEGLQHEDGHSMLIAATNPAVVAYDPAFSFEIAHIMEHGLHRMYGDAQENVFYYLTVYNEPILQPAEPAGVDVEGLLKGIYRYSPAPEVDGPKANVLASGTGMQWALKAQQLLAQDWGVAADVWSVTSWTELRRDAVETEEYNLLNPGAEAKVPYIQQKLADADGPKVAVSDWMRAVPDLIARWVPGDYTSLGTDGFGMSDTRHALRRHFHVDAESIVVATLRQLARSGAVAATVPAEAAKKYAIDDVNAAPVGETGGDS from the coding sequence GTGGCTACGGAACGCAAGCGCCCGGTGATCAGCGACGGCCTACCGAGCCAGCTTCCGGACATCGACCCTGACGAGACAAGCGAATGGGTCGAGTCGCTTGACGGTGTCATCGACGAACGCGGCGCCAAACGCGCCCGCTACGTCATGCTGCGCCTGCTGGAGCGGGCCCGTGAGCGCCAGGTCGGGGTTCCGCCCCTGACCACCACCGACTACATCAACACCATCCCGTCGGAACGCGAACCGTGGTTCCCGGGTGACGAGCACGTCGAGCGGCGGATCCGGGCGTACGTCCGGTGGAACGCCGCGATGCTGGTGCACCGGGCGCAGCGCCCGGAGATCGGCGTCGGCGGGCACATCTCGACCTTCGCCAGCTCGGCTTCGCTCTACGAGGTGGGCTTCAACCACTTCTTCCGGGGCAAGAACCACCCGGGCGGCGGCGACCACATCTTCTACCAGGGCCACGCCTCCCCCGGCATGTACGCGCGGGCGTTCCTGGAGGGGCGGCTCAGCGAGCACCAGCTCGACGGGTTCCGCCAGGAGTTGTCGCACCCCGGCGGCGGGCTGCCGTCGTACCCGCACCCGCGGCTGATGCCGGACTTCTGGGAGTTCCCCACCGTCTCGATGGGTCTCGGCGGTCTGAACGCGATCTACCAGGCCCGGTTCAACCGGTACCTACAGCACCGCGGCATCAAGGACACCTCGCAGCAGCACGTGTGGGCGTTCCTGGGCGACGGTGAGATGGACGAGCCGGAGACGCTGGGCGCCATCGGCGTGGCCGCCCGCGAGGAGCTAGACAACCTCACCTTCGTGATCAACTGCAACCTCCAGCGGCTGGACGGCCCGGTCCGGGGCAACGGCAAGGTCATGCAGGAGCTGGAGTCGTTCTTCCGGGGCGCCGGCTGGAACGTGATCAAGGTCGTCTGGGGCCGCGAGTGGGACCCGCTGCTCGCAGCGGACACCGACGGCGCGCTGGTCAACCTCATGAACACCACGACCGACGGCGACTACCAGACCTACAAGGCGGAGTCGGGCGCGTACGTGCGGGAGCACTTCTTCGGGCGCGACGCGCGGACCCGCAAGATGGTCGACCCGCTCAGCGACGACGAGATCTGGAACCTCAAGCGGGGTGGGCACGACTACCGCAAGCTCTACGCGGCCTACAAGGCGGCCACCGAGCACACCGGTCAGCCCACCGTCATCCTGGCGAAGACGATCAAGGGCTGGACGCTCGGCTCGCACTTCGAGGGCCGCAACGCGACCCACCAGATGAAGAAGCTGACTCTGGAGGACCTGAAGACCTTCCGCGACCGGCTCTACCTGGACATCCCGGACAAGGCGCTGGAGGACAACCCCTACCTGCCGCCGTACTACAACCCGGGTGAGAAGTCCGAGGAGATCCAGTACCTCAAGGAGCGGCGCGAGCAGCTCGGCGGCTACCTGCCGTCCCGGCGGACCAGCACCAAGCGGCTGACCATCCCCGGTCCGGAGCGGTTCGCCGACGTCAAGCGCGGCTCGGGCAAGCAGAAGGTGGCCACCACGATGGCCTTCGTCCGCCTGCTCAAGGACATCATGAAGGACAAGGAGTTCGGCAAGCGCTGGGTGCCGATCATCCCGGACGAGGCCCGCACCTTCGGTCTCGACTCGATCTTCCCCACCGCGAAGATCTACTCGCCGCACGGCCAGCGCTACACCTCGGTCGACCGGGAGCTGTTCCTGTCGTACAAGGAGTCGACGACCGGGCAGATCCTGCACGAGGGGATCAACGAGGCCGGCTCGGTGGCCTCGTTCACCGCGGCCGGTTCGGCGTACGCCACGCACGACGAGCCGATGATCCCGATGTACATCTTCTACTCGATGTTCGGGTTCCAGCGGACCGCCGACGGCCTGTGGGCGGCGGCCGACCAGATGGCCCGGGGCTTCCTGCTCGGCGCCACCGCCGGTCGCACCACGCTCAACGGTGAGGGCCTCCAGCACGAGGACGGCCACTCGATGCTGATCGCCGCCACCAACCCGGCGGTGGTCGCGTACGACCCGGCGTTCTCGTTCGAGATCGCGCACATCATGGAGCACGGCCTGCACCGGATGTACGGGGACGCGCAGGAGAACGTCTTCTACTACCTGACGGTCTACAACGAGCCGATCCTTCAGCCGGCCGAGCCGGCCGGGGTGGACGTGGAGGGCCTGCTCAAGGGCATCTACCGCTACTCCCCCGCACCGGAGGTCGACGGCCCGAAGGCCAACGTGCTCGCCTCGGGCACCGGCATGCAGTGGGCGCTCAAGGCCCAGCAGCTGCTCGCCCAGGACTGGGGAGTGGCCGCCGACGTCTGGTCGGTGACCTCCTGGACCGAGCTGCGCCGCGACGCGGTGGAGACCGAGGAATACAACCTCCTCAACCCGGGCGCCGAGGCGAAGGTTCCGTACATCCAGCAGAAGCTGGCCGACGCGGACGGGCCGAAGGTCGCGGTCAGCGACTGGATGCGTGCGGTGCCGGATCTTATCGCCCGCTGGGTGCCAGGCGACTACACGTCGCTCGGCACCGACGGCTTCGGCATGTCGGACACCCGGCACGCGCTGCGTCGACACTTCCACGTCGACGCGGAGTCGATCGTGGTGGCCACGCTGCGGCAGCTTGCCCGCAGCGGCGCGGTGGCGGCCACCGTGCCGGCCGAGGCCGCCAAGAAGTACGCGATCGACGACGTCAACGCCGCCCCGGTCGGCGAGACCGGCGGCGACAGCTGA
- a CDS encoding SRPBCC family protein: MILVERSAHVAAPIEVVWDVVQRAEQLPAWLAGVRAAEVLSGEGFGRRQLVQAGRGSAHEAEVIAYQEPTLIGWRERAKGAGARAEARTEIYVQLTTDEEEGGTVVRLIVVRWPAGPVKAALLRLGLRRVGADLEDSLARLTDLAAVG, encoded by the coding sequence ATGATCCTCGTTGAACGCAGTGCGCACGTGGCGGCGCCGATTGAAGTGGTCTGGGATGTTGTCCAGCGGGCCGAGCAGTTGCCGGCCTGGTTGGCGGGTGTCCGCGCGGCCGAAGTGCTCTCGGGAGAGGGCTTCGGCCGGCGACAACTGGTCCAGGCGGGGCGCGGCTCGGCGCATGAGGCCGAGGTGATCGCCTACCAGGAGCCGACGCTGATCGGCTGGCGGGAACGGGCCAAGGGTGCCGGTGCTCGTGCGGAGGCGCGCACCGAGATCTACGTCCAGCTCACCACCGACGAGGAGGAGGGCGGGACCGTCGTGCGGCTCATCGTCGTCCGCTGGCCGGCCGGTCCGGTCAAGGCGGCCCTGCTGCGCCTCGGACTACGTCGGGTCGGCGCCGACCTGGAGGACTCGCTGGCCCGGCTCACCGACCTGGCCGCCGTCGGCTGA
- a CDS encoding GH1 family beta-glucosidase: MSTAPMPQFPTGFRWGVSTSAHQIEGATAVDGRGPSIWDTFARSPGRIGDGSTGEVACDHYHRHTEDVALLAGLGVSAYRFSIAWPRVQPTGTGLANPAGLDFYDRLVDELLAAGVDPVATLYHWDLPQPLEDAGGWLHRDTAARFAEYADLTAARLGDRVRLWITLNEPFIHMSLGYGMGVHAPGRMMLFDAFPVAHHQLLGHGLAVTALRARTTSPVAIANNYSPVRVLGDRDADRAAGAAYEALHNRLFTDPLLGRGYPELPGFDPSVIHPGDLDTIAAPIDVLGVNYYNPTGVRAAEEGSPLPFDLVPLDGYPRTAFDWPVAPEGLHELLGWLHDTYGDALPPIEITESGCAYDDAPDTDGQVADPERIAYLDGHLRAVRAAIDDGVDVRGYFVWSLLDNWEWAEGFTKRFGLVHVDYATQRRTPKSSYTWLRDVIAASRPGSAR, encoded by the coding sequence ATGTCGACCGCACCGATGCCCCAGTTCCCCACCGGCTTCCGTTGGGGTGTCTCCACATCGGCCCATCAGATCGAGGGCGCCACAGCGGTCGACGGGCGTGGTCCGTCCATCTGGGACACGTTCGCGCGCTCCCCCGGCCGGATCGGCGACGGCAGCACCGGCGAGGTGGCCTGCGACCACTACCACCGGCACACCGAGGACGTCGCGTTGCTGGCCGGGCTGGGCGTTTCCGCGTACCGGTTCTCGATCGCCTGGCCCCGGGTGCAGCCCACCGGCACCGGCCTGGCCAACCCGGCCGGCCTGGACTTCTACGACCGGCTGGTCGACGAGCTGCTGGCCGCCGGCGTCGACCCCGTGGCGACCCTCTACCACTGGGACCTGCCCCAACCCCTCGAAGACGCCGGCGGCTGGCTGCACCGCGACACCGCCGCCCGGTTCGCCGAGTACGCCGACCTGACCGCCGCCCGACTCGGCGACCGGGTCCGGCTCTGGATCACCCTGAACGAACCATTCATCCACATGAGCCTCGGGTACGGCATGGGAGTGCACGCTCCCGGTCGGATGATGCTCTTCGACGCCTTTCCGGTCGCCCACCACCAACTGCTCGGGCACGGGCTCGCGGTCACCGCGCTGCGGGCCCGCACCACCAGCCCGGTGGCGATCGCCAACAACTACTCGCCCGTGCGGGTGCTCGGCGACCGCGACGCCGACCGGGCCGCCGGGGCCGCCTACGAGGCGCTGCACAACCGGCTCTTCACCGACCCGCTGCTCGGTCGCGGCTACCCGGAGCTGCCCGGCTTCGACCCGAGCGTCATCCACCCCGGCGACCTCGACACGATCGCCGCGCCGATCGACGTGCTCGGGGTCAACTACTACAACCCCACCGGCGTACGGGCCGCCGAGGAGGGTTCACCGCTCCCGTTCGACCTGGTGCCGCTGGACGGCTACCCGCGTACCGCCTTCGACTGGCCGGTGGCCCCCGAGGGGCTGCACGAGCTGCTCGGCTGGCTGCACGACACCTACGGCGACGCGCTGCCACCCATCGAGATCACCGAGAGCGGCTGCGCGTACGACGACGCGCCGGACACCGACGGGCAGGTGGCCGACCCGGAGCGGATCGCGTACCTCGACGGGCACCTGCGCGCCGTCCGGGCCGCCATCGACGACGGAGTCGACGTGCGCGGGTACTTCGTCTGGTCGCTGCTGGACAACTGGGAGTGGGCCGAGGGGTTCACCAAACGCTTCGGCCTGGTGCACGTCGACTACGCCACCCAGAGGCGTACGCCGAAGTCGTCGTACACCTGGCTGCGGGACGTGATCGCGGCCTCCCGGCCGGGGTCGGCGCGGTGA
- a CDS encoding MFS transporter encodes MTTLDPTPASLPAALAEPTVPVRRGWIGLIFAANLGVWMAFFTPIQVLLPQQIEQIAPGDKENMLAVVTGLGALAAVLANPLAGALSDRTCLRVAGREFGRRHVWTAGGALLGAAALVLLAQQRTILGVALGWVAAQVCFNAMLASLSAAVPDRVPVTQRGGVSGWVGIPQALGLVLGAVLVTAVVTGNAAGYLAIAVAILLLSLPFALFTPDEPLPRTHRPVVRTRALLASMWISPRRHPDFAWAWITRFLVQLGNALGTLYLLYFLTDGVRHPDPEGGLLVLILLYTLGMMLTAVVAGRLSDRSGRRKIYVIASGVIMAVAALLLAVAPVWPMAIVAALLLGAGYGVYLAVDAALITQVLPRATDRAKDLGVINIANSAPQVLGPALSAPLVVYLGGYPTLYAVTAVVTLIGSALVVKIRSVP; translated from the coding sequence GTGACCACCCTCGACCCGACGCCGGCGTCGCTGCCGGCGGCGCTCGCCGAGCCGACCGTGCCGGTGCGACGCGGCTGGATCGGGTTGATCTTCGCCGCCAACCTCGGCGTCTGGATGGCGTTCTTCACGCCCATCCAGGTGCTGCTGCCCCAGCAGATCGAGCAGATCGCACCCGGCGACAAGGAGAACATGCTGGCCGTGGTCACCGGCCTCGGCGCCCTGGCCGCGGTGCTCGCCAACCCCCTCGCCGGCGCGCTCTCCGACCGCACCTGCCTGCGGGTGGCCGGCCGCGAGTTCGGTCGCCGGCACGTCTGGACGGCGGGCGGGGCCCTGCTGGGCGCGGCGGCCCTGGTGCTGTTGGCCCAGCAGCGGACCATCCTCGGGGTCGCGCTCGGCTGGGTGGCCGCGCAGGTCTGCTTCAACGCGATGCTGGCCAGCCTCAGCGCCGCCGTCCCGGACCGGGTCCCGGTGACCCAGCGCGGTGGCGTCTCGGGCTGGGTGGGCATCCCGCAGGCGCTCGGGCTGGTGCTCGGCGCGGTACTGGTGACCGCAGTGGTCACCGGCAACGCCGCCGGCTATCTGGCCATCGCCGTGGCCATCCTGCTGTTGTCGCTGCCGTTCGCGCTGTTCACCCCCGACGAGCCGCTGCCACGTACGCACCGGCCCGTGGTGCGCACCCGGGCGTTGCTGGCCTCGATGTGGATCAGCCCGCGTCGGCACCCGGACTTCGCCTGGGCCTGGATCACCCGGTTCCTGGTGCAGCTCGGCAACGCCCTGGGCACCCTCTACCTGCTGTACTTCCTCACCGACGGGGTGCGCCACCCCGATCCTGAGGGTGGGCTGCTGGTGCTGATCCTGCTCTACACGCTCGGCATGATGCTGACCGCTGTGGTCGCCGGACGGCTGTCGGACCGTTCCGGACGCCGCAAGATCTACGTCATCGCATCCGGGGTGATCATGGCGGTGGCGGCGCTGCTGCTGGCGGTGGCGCCGGTCTGGCCGATGGCGATCGTCGCCGCGCTGCTGCTCGGCGCCGGCTACGGCGTCTACCTCGCCGTGGACGCCGCGTTGATCACGCAGGTGCTGCCCCGGGCCACCGACCGGGCCAAGGACCTGGGCGTCATCAACATCGCGAACTCCGCGCCGCAGGTGCTCGGCCCGGCGCTCTCCGCCCCGCTCGTCGTGTACCTGGGTGGCTATCCCACCCTTTACGCCGTCACCGCCGTGGTCACCTTGATCGGCAGCGCGCTGGTCGTCAAGATCCGCTCGGTTCCCTGA
- the gltX gene encoding glutamate--tRNA ligase, which translates to MTVRVRFAPSPTGMFHVGGARSALQNWIYAKQQGGVFVLRIEDTDAARNKPEWTEGILSALDWIGISRGSYEGPHFQSENAGEHRAAAARLYESGRAYYCDCTREDVQARTGSQYQGYDGYHRDRGLGPGPGHALRFRTPDEGATVVVDLIRGEPTFENKLIEDFVIARGDGSPVFLLANVVDDMTMGITHVIRAEEHLPNTPKQQLLWDALGVKPPIWAHVPVVVNEKRQKLSKRRDKVALEAYREEGYLPGAMRNYLMLLGWAPSGDREIVPWSVIEEEFRLEEVNPSPAFFDEKKLRAFNGDYIRALPVDEFIDACQPWLTGTGTIAPPPWQPEEFDADAFAAVAPLAQTRITVLSEIVPNVDFLFLASPLIDEAAWAKTMKEGSAELLDDAVAAFEALESWDAESLKSTLEAVGAERGLKLGKTQAPVRVAVTGRTVGLPLFESLEVLGRERALTRMRAARLRLV; encoded by the coding sequence GTGACAGTACGTGTGCGCTTCGCCCCCTCCCCGACCGGCATGTTCCACGTCGGCGGCGCCCGCTCGGCGCTGCAGAACTGGATCTACGCCAAGCAGCAGGGCGGGGTGTTCGTGCTGCGTATCGAGGACACCGACGCGGCGCGCAACAAGCCCGAGTGGACCGAGGGGATCCTCTCCGCGCTGGACTGGATCGGCATCTCGCGGGGCAGCTACGAGGGCCCGCACTTCCAGTCGGAGAACGCCGGCGAGCACCGGGCCGCCGCCGCCCGGCTCTACGAGTCGGGTCGCGCCTACTACTGCGACTGCACCCGCGAGGACGTGCAGGCCCGCACCGGCTCGCAGTACCAGGGCTACGACGGCTACCACCGCGACCGTGGCCTCGGCCCGGGCCCGGGGCACGCGCTGCGCTTCCGTACGCCGGACGAGGGCGCGACAGTGGTCGTCGACCTGATCCGCGGTGAGCCGACCTTCGAGAACAAGCTCATCGAGGACTTCGTCATCGCCCGGGGCGACGGCTCGCCGGTCTTCCTGTTGGCCAACGTCGTGGACGACATGACCATGGGGATCACCCACGTGATCCGGGCCGAGGAGCACCTGCCCAACACGCCCAAGCAGCAGCTGCTCTGGGACGCCCTCGGGGTCAAGCCGCCGATCTGGGCCCACGTGCCGGTGGTGGTCAACGAGAAGCGGCAGAAGCTGTCCAAGCGCCGGGACAAGGTCGCTCTGGAGGCGTACCGCGAGGAGGGCTACCTCCCCGGCGCCATGCGCAACTACCTGATGCTGCTCGGCTGGGCGCCGTCGGGCGACCGGGAGATCGTTCCCTGGTCGGTCATCGAGGAGGAGTTCCGGCTCGAAGAGGTCAACCCCTCCCCCGCGTTCTTCGACGAGAAGAAGCTCCGCGCGTTCAACGGCGATTACATTCGCGCGCTGCCGGTGGACGAGTTCATCGACGCCTGCCAGCCGTGGCTGACCGGCACCGGCACCATCGCGCCGCCGCCGTGGCAGCCCGAGGAGTTCGACGCCGACGCGTTCGCCGCAGTCGCCCCGCTGGCCCAGACCCGGATCACGGTGCTCAGCGAGATCGTGCCGAACGTCGACTTCCTCTTCCTGGCCTCGCCACTGATCGACGAGGCCGCGTGGGCCAAGACGATGAAGGAAGGCTCCGCCGAGCTGCTCGACGACGCCGTCGCGGCGTTCGAGGCGCTGGAGTCCTGGGACGCCGAGTCGCTGAAGTCGACGCTGGAGGCGGTCGGCGCCGAGCGTGGCCTCAAGCTCGGCAAGACGCAGGCGCCGGTACGCGTCGCGGTCACCGGCCGCACCGTGGGCCTGCCGCTGTTCGAGTCGCTGGAGGTGCTCGGTCGTGAGCGCGCCCTGACCCGGATGCGCGCCGCCCGGCTCCGACTGGTCTGA
- a CDS encoding copper resistance CopC family protein, which produces MARVVPVVFGVAFGVSFLAPATPAAAHNSLTGSDPRDGARVATAPAQIELRFLAKPAPATTKITITGPDNVVAGGPPAFDGSRVRVPFKPAAAGLYIVGYQLASSDGHPVKGEVRFTLTTGTAADPSASPATAGGSAPTAGGSAPTAAAGPTSGGASSAAPAVTATAGATAAGSPVPAAQESSQMRGWLWTIAAALLVGALVVGLQRWLRARRR; this is translated from the coding sequence ATGGCACGGGTCGTGCCAGTGGTGTTCGGCGTGGCGTTCGGTGTGTCGTTCCTGGCGCCGGCAACGCCAGCCGCCGCGCACAACTCGCTGACTGGCAGCGACCCGCGCGACGGTGCCCGGGTGGCGACGGCACCCGCCCAGATCGAGCTGCGGTTCCTGGCCAAGCCGGCACCGGCTACGACGAAGATCACAATAACCGGGCCGGACAATGTGGTCGCTGGCGGCCCGCCGGCCTTCGACGGCAGCCGGGTGCGGGTGCCGTTCAAGCCGGCGGCGGCCGGGCTCTACATCGTCGGTTACCAGCTCGCGTCCTCGGACGGACACCCGGTGAAGGGCGAGGTGCGATTCACCCTCACGACCGGCACCGCCGCCGACCCGTCCGCCTCGCCGGCGACCGCTGGCGGCTCCGCCCCGACCGCCGGTGGCTCCGCCCCGACCGCGGCGGCGGGTCCGACCTCCGGCGGGGCGTCGTCGGCAGCCCCGGCCGTCACCGCGACCGCCGGTGCGACCGCGGCGGGCAGCCCGGTGCCGGCCGCGCAGGAGAGCAGCCAGATGCGCGGCTGGCTGTGGACGATCGCGGCGGCCCTGCTGGTGGGCGCGCTCGTCGTCGGGTTGCAGCGGTGGCTCCGAGCCCGACGCCGCTGA
- a CDS encoding orotate phosphoribosyltransferase, with protein sequence MTDVGTLAALAREIDTTCRLTGTFVLRSGRTADEYFDKYRFEADPRLLDRVASQLALLVPTDTEVLAGLEMGGIPVVTALGRHTGLPCAFVRKSAKPYGTARLAEGAELVGRRVLVVEDVVTSGGQVVISTGQLRDLGARVEHALCVIDRAEGGAQALAGHGVALRALFTRADLEAHRTR encoded by the coding sequence ATGACCGATGTGGGAACCCTGGCCGCGCTGGCTCGCGAGATCGACACCACCTGCCGGCTGACCGGCACGTTCGTGCTCCGCTCCGGGCGGACCGCCGACGAGTACTTCGACAAGTACCGCTTCGAGGCCGACCCCCGTCTGCTGGACCGGGTGGCCTCCCAGCTGGCGCTCCTGGTCCCGACCGACACCGAGGTGCTGGCCGGTTTGGAGATGGGCGGCATTCCGGTGGTGACCGCGCTCGGCCGGCACACCGGGCTGCCCTGCGCCTTCGTCCGCAAGAGCGCCAAGCCGTACGGGACTGCCCGGCTGGCCGAGGGGGCGGAGCTGGTCGGTCGGCGGGTGCTGGTGGTCGAGGACGTGGTCACCTCCGGCGGCCAGGTGGTCATCTCCACCGGGCAACTGCGCGACCTGGGTGCCCGGGTGGAGCACGCCCTCTGCGTCATCGACCGGGCCGAGGGTGGAGCGCAGGCGCTCGCCGGCCACGGCGTGGCGTTGCGAGCGCTCTTCACCCGCGCCGACCTGGAGGCTCACCGCACCCGCTGA
- a CDS encoding sensor histidine kinase, whose amino-acid sequence MRPPPWLGSGTLARDVALAGASLAGGLALYALDWQPQIHRDAGLPTTLFLPPLLAMCVAVGLRRVAPRTSLATGTVALVVDVALGGSLGTILIYTQVLYDACVYGPPRLWRWLLRVTVALSLIGAVVGVLLLGQWRGVAVGVPVVLAGLLPVLTGVSVRQYRDQAAAERTRAEQTARLVEMDRRQAVSAERARMARELHDVVANHLSAVAIHATAVLSVPGLDRGQVESALRVIRESSVQGLAEMRQMIEVLREPGTTGGPAPVGDDPAVAEMVSARLAEADGLVERIRAAGLAVRVRTDGTPGPLPVAVDLAAYRIVQESLTNALKHGTGEADLTIAYGSAEVVLTVENPVRRNGIGLTGAGAGLIGMRERTTLLAGRLTAGPQDGRWLVRAALPTGEGG is encoded by the coding sequence ATGCGTCCGCCACCGTGGCTCGGCTCCGGCACCCTGGCCCGCGACGTCGCGCTCGCCGGCGCGTCGCTCGCCGGCGGCCTGGCGCTGTACGCCCTGGATTGGCAACCGCAGATCCACCGGGACGCGGGCCTACCGACGACGCTGTTCCTGCCGCCGCTGCTGGCGATGTGCGTGGCCGTCGGCCTGCGCCGGGTCGCCCCCCGCACCAGCCTGGCCACCGGCACCGTGGCACTGGTCGTGGACGTCGCGCTCGGCGGCTCCCTGGGGACGATCCTGATCTACACCCAGGTGCTCTACGACGCCTGCGTGTACGGCCCGCCCCGCCTGTGGCGGTGGTTGCTGCGGGTGACCGTCGCGCTGAGCCTGATCGGTGCGGTCGTCGGCGTCCTCCTCCTCGGCCAGTGGCGCGGGGTCGCCGTGGGGGTGCCAGTGGTGCTCGCCGGGTTGCTGCCGGTCCTGACCGGGGTCAGCGTCCGGCAGTACCGTGACCAGGCCGCCGCCGAGCGGACGCGGGCCGAGCAGACCGCCCGGCTGGTCGAGATGGACCGCCGGCAGGCGGTCAGCGCCGAGCGCGCCCGGATGGCCCGGGAGCTGCACGACGTCGTCGCCAACCACCTCAGCGCGGTGGCCATCCACGCCACCGCCGTGCTGTCCGTGCCCGGGCTGGACCGCGGCCAGGTCGAGTCGGCGTTGCGGGTGATCCGGGAGAGCAGCGTGCAGGGGCTCGCGGAGATGCGTCAGATGATCGAGGTGTTGCGCGAGCCGGGGACCACCGGTGGGCCGGCCCCGGTGGGAGACGACCCGGCCGTGGCGGAGATGGTCAGCGCGCGGCTGGCGGAGGCGGACGGGTTGGTCGAGCGGATCCGCGCTGCCGGCCTGGCGGTGCGGGTCCGCACCGACGGCACGCCGGGGCCGCTGCCGGTGGCGGTGGACCTGGCCGCGTACCGGATCGTGCAGGAGTCGCTGACCAACGCGCTCAAGCACGGCACGGGTGAGGCCGATCTGACGATCGCGTACGGCTCGGCGGAGGTGGTGCTGACGGTGGAGAACCCGGTGCGCCGGAACGGGATCGGTCTGACCGGCGCCGGGGCCGGGCTGATCGGGATGCGGGAGCGGACCACACTGCTGGCCGGTCGACTCACCGCCGGGCCGCAGGACGGTCGCTGGCTGGTGCGGGCCGCCCTGCCCACCGGGGAGGGCGGGTGA